gtcttgagtccgatgctctaaccactcggccaccgcggcctcatttaTAAAAGCGCATATTTCCATATTCACTTAActcatatagacagatatgcacagacaagtaggcaatcgaggttaagttccttgcccaaggaagcaacgcgccggcaggtgactcgaaccctcgaactcagattgccgttgatcgccaacgtccttgtgagacagggcacttggaaaaaaagaaaagaaagaaaaaaaagaaagaaaaaaaaagaaaaaagaaaaaaaaaaatatatatataaattatatatatatatatatatatatatatattatatataatatgtatatatattatataatttatatatatatacatttttttttactttctttttttttcttttaacggtaggttcatgtttgagccgccgtggtcacagcacaatACTTGATTGTGGTTTTtatgttcctttccacggagagtgccggtgttaccttttaggtaatctttctctctattttatccgggcttgggaccagcactgacttgggctggcttgcccacccagtggctaggtaggcaatgtctTTTCACTGCCAtcaccgatgtgtgtgtgtgtgtgtgtgtgtgtgtgtgtgtgtgtgtgtgtgtgtgtgtgtgtgtgtgtgtgtgtgtgtgtgtgtgtgtgtgtgtgtgtgtgtgtgtgtgtgtgtgtgtgtgtgtgtgtgtgtgtgtgtgtgtgtgtgtgtgtgtgtgtgtgtgcttttgtgtgtgtgtgtgtgcttttgtgtgtgtgtgttttgtgtgtgtgtgcttttgtgtatgtgtgtgtgtgtgtgcttttgtgtatgtgtgtgtgtgtgcttttgtgtatgtgtgtgtgtgtgcttttgtgtgtgtgtgtgtgcttttgtgtatgtgtgtgtgtgtgcttttgtgagtgtgtatgtgtagatatgagtgtgagtgtgagtgtgacttGTCTGCAAATGTGTGTTAGACACATGTTTGCATGCGAGTCTGGTTATATTTGTGTGCTAGTGAATGTATAGGTGTCTTGGTTAGAAATCAACAGTCTTCTCACATTTAAACTTTGCTTCTGCCTTTTGCTGACTTCAAAAAGCTGAACAAAAAGTGTTCCAGAGGCAAATACTTACTCTTAACCAGATTTTCCCTTCAAAGGGTTCTCCTTCCCAAGACCAGTTGTGCACCCATCTTGGCTTCTTTGTGGATTTGGATTTTCCATGTCCAGTGGCACTCCTGCGGCGGGAGCCAGAATTAACTGGCTGTGGAGGGAAGgccgaaggaaagggagaggcactATTGGATTTAGGTGATTCCTCCTTGCTTTTGGATCTTCTCCTCCCACCACCAGCAGCCTCAGAATCAACACTTGAGGTATCACTCTCGTTGTTTCGTTCCTTTAAATAAGCTAAAAGGCTTTTCTTTCTATTCACCTTTCCATTTGGGCAAGATCGCCGAGTAGATCCCTTTGTGCTCTTGCTGATTTTCTGAAACTTCTGTGCTTGATGCTTAGCACCCCCAGCAGATTTTGAGGACGTTTCACTTTCCCTGGATTTAGTtattactttactactactacctatGCTTTCACTACTTTTCCGTTTTAAGCTAGAATTTGATGAGATtactttcttatcatcatcttttagttttgattttgatattactacattatttttgGGCACTCTTTGGTCACTCAACAAACCTGATGGtgatttcttgatttcttttgctCCTTTTATGTATTTCTTGGAGTCTGTAAATTCATCAATCTTTGTGGGTGAAGAAAGTTCACATTTCCTTGATAGATCTGTACTTTTCAATGAAGTTTCATCCTGtccattttctattttgtttttgaagAGAGAAATTTCTTTTGGAGAAACTTTTAATGGagataaatttttattgataCCCTTAGGAGATaccttttctgtctttatttttggaAATACTTCTGTTTTGATGTTTATCATCTTCATAGAGCCCCCTGATTTTATATCTTGCTTGCAGTCCACCTGTTTTGAAGGTGAGGTAGGTACTGTGGAAGTCTGCAAAAgcgacttttttctttcctctgagTGCGACCTCAAAGTTTTTGTTCCTGGAAAGGGAAGCAATGAGTTTCGACTTTTCTTCATATCAGGATCATGCaagccagaattttttttttctggtgtaatATTTACATCTGGTTTCATCTTGGGAGATCTATACCCTGAGTGATGACTGGGACTTGAAGTTTCAGAAGGGGCATTGCTTGAGCTGTCACTGCTGGAGTCCCTGATCTTGGGAGGCCTGCCTCTTTTTCTGACAATGGGTTCTGCTCTTACAATGTCAGCTTTGACATCAACTACATTTCcacattcttccttttttgctgGATTTATGGTTATTGTACTTGAAGAAGAATTATTGGGACTTGGATTGCTTTGACTGCTAGGAACACTTTCTGGAAtgtttggttttgtgtctttAGTTTTGTCTTCTGATTTAACCAACATTCTATGTGTGTTAGTACTAGATGAAGACTTTGCTTTGGCTACACTGGCAGTGGCCGTTTTGGTTAACGAAGGTAAGGTTTGACAAAGAAGGTGTCTTGTACCAGGTCGCTGCAACCCAGTCCTGCCTGCATCATCCACTGCCTTTGCTGCAGCATTGCACATTGTATTTGCTTTTGACTTTTCCTTAAGGGGTGAGATTCCCTCCTCTTTACTCTTTGAATTACTTAGTGTGGATGGAACTACTGCTGATGCAGCACTAGCATTTATTGAGGTGATATTGGTGTTGTTGGGACAAGTATTTTTGGACTGAAAAGTTAAAGGAACACCAGTAGTGGGAGATCTTGCACTGTCTGATGCTGAAACTTGATTTGAGGCACTTATATTTGTGCTACAGGATAATGAGGAATATGACATCTTACCAACTGAATGTGAATGCTGTATGTCACAACCTGCACTTGAGGAATGATTAACTGGTGTGGAAAATTGCTTATAGGTTTCTTTTTCTGTGGTTATACTATGCTGTGTTGGGCTCCAACTTGTATTGGGTCTTGAGACTCTATTAGGGAAGTCTGGAATAGTGAACCTTGGATGAGCAGTATTCACAGACTTAGATATATCTGTTTCTCGAATTATTGATGGAGgaacttcattttctttcttcaccttcgtcacatcttttatttctataccaCTAGCATTCATTGGAGAAACAGGACAAGTTGTTCTGACTCCTTCAGTAGCCTTGGCTTCTGACTTATTTGCTGTTCCTTTACATGCTACATATGGCTCAGGTACTGAATTTATTGCATCAGTGGTATTTACTTGTACCTCTGTCTCTGGGGCcgttttaagagtagatgcacAACCAGTTTTCTCTGATTCCTCCGAAGTGCATACTGATCCAAGGTTTGGTATCTTTGTGTGATTGGATATTCTAGTAACCTCTGATGATATCTTGGAAGGAGAAACGTTATGTTGGAGCATTTCATGATCCACTGGCCGGGTATCCTTTAGAGGGAGGCCTATAGATCTGGATTTCTCAGAAATGGCAGTGGTGGTGACTTGTGGGAGATGCTTCAATGTATGAGAAGCACTAGGAACAACTGTTGAAGTCAGCTGTGTTGGAGCAACAGACATACGTGGTACACCAGAAACTACAGCTGTATTTGACTGTGCATTTAGTGTTAATGGTTTAGATACACCAGTGACACTACAAGAAGACACCTGTGTGTGCATCACTTGAGTCTTTGGAACTCCAGAGACAACAGCTGTTTGTGCTTGTGCAGATCCCATGGATGATTTTGGTACTCCAGAAACAATGGCAGTAGCTGTTTTTGTGATCTCTACTACAGTCTTCGGTATCCCAGAAACAACAGCTGTACTTACTCTTGTAGCAATCTTTGCTGCCTGAGAAATTCCAAAATTAGAAGCATTACTGTACTCTAAAGGTATACCTTTTGACCctctatcaacattatcatctttgGCATACTGTTGCAATCCAGGCACTATAGCTGAAGGAGACTGTGTATCAACCTTATCATTCTGTTTTTCATCAGATATATCTACTACATCTGGTGAGGGACCTCTCTGAGGAATCTCAGTTATACCATGTGATACACTTGTTACAGATTTAGGTACACCAGTAACAACAGCTGTTAAAACTTGGCCAGGTGCAACAGCTGACTGAGGCACACAACTGACACTGCCTGTTGTGACTTGTGCAGGAATGACTGTGACCTGGGGCATCTCAGTGAGTTTTGCAGTTGCCACAGACGTCTGAGTTCCTCCAGGTTGAGATGATGTAGGAACAGCAGAAACTGTAACACTAGAAGGAGCTATTGCAGTTTGAGGTATCCCAGAGATGACTGCTGCAGTAACTTTTGTGGGAGCTATTGTTGGCTGTGACATACCAGATACAAATGGTGTGGCAAGAGGTGATGCAAGGGGTGCCTGACTCATTCCAGTTGAGATACTTGATGAAACTTGTGTCAGAGTCACTGAATGCTGAGGAATGCCACTAACCATTGGTGTTGTAACTTGTGCTGGAGTTACCATAGGCTGAGACATATCAGATAAAACAGATGTTACTTGTGTAGGGGCTATACCTGGTTGAGACATTCCAGACACAAATGCTGTAGTTAGCTGTGGTAGTGCTACAGAAGAGTGTGTGCTCCCAGAAACTGCTTGTGCAGAAGCACCGCCAGACTGTGATGTGGGAGACCCTACAGACTGGGGACTACTGTGAGTCCCAGGATTGATGGGAACAGTTACAGTTATAGGTGCCATTGCCacaatggtggtggtggcggcagGTTGAGGCTGAGAGAGAGGCACAACGGGAGGCACTGGGGCAGGCACTGGTGGGGGGGCACTGGGATGAGGAGTAGTAGCATGGGGATTCTGGGATGACATCAAAGTCACAGGTGGTTGTGGAACAACAGCACCATACACTTGGATGGTAGGCTGATTAACTGAGCTCATGATGGTGGTTAGAGGACCAGCACGGTACACTGGAGCAGCAGGACAATCCTGGGAGACTCCTGTATGAGGTggatggttctggtgttgtgctGGTCGGTATTGGTACTGGTGCCCAGTACTGCCACCTTGGTTCATACTACTACACTCTTCAACATTGCTTCCTGGAGCTTCTGGCCCTCTACCACTTCCAGTAGGGGGCCCAGTATGCACGTTTTTTGGATCCACTGGAAAGCATATTGTACTCTGTGATGAAGGTCCTGAAATAGAATACATCAACTgattaacaaaaaacattaaaaaagtattcaataaaaaaatgctCCATATCATTCATGTAAATCTATCAGCAATAAAAACACTATATTCATGCTTTTCTCCATGCTTTAAGCAGAACTTATATAAAATAACTGGAAGAAAACAgaatataacagaaaataaacataagatgataataataatgttaatacaaaaccatgtgtgcatgtgtgtgcatttcaTATCTCAACTTCTGTTAGTCtctgttttaaattttagtttcataAAACTGCCAACTAATCAGTGAACTCATGATGTGATTGAGGCATGGTCACATGAAAGTAGATTTgacattttttgttataaaaaaaagaaaataagtttcaTATGAATCTCAAGATTTATCTCAATAAACTTAAGTTTTATGATAAATACTCCCAACTTTACcaagcctccctcccccctaaaaataaaCCTTGCTTTTTTATACtcttatgatttttctttcttgcctGAGTGAGTTGAAAATGGAAAAAGTCTGCATTcaatttacctctctctctatcattatacCTTGTTTCCTTGAGGGTTTGGTTAATTGGAATTCAGTAACAGAAAAATTCTTGTTCAAGTaaatgtgttcatgtatatatgaatgtatgtatgtatgtatttatgtatgtttatacatatgcaaaGTCTCCTACATTTCAATTTACCACTCAATGTTGCCAGTGTGTGAAAAATGCATGTACTCAACAAATGTTGAGTACATCTCAAATAAATTCTTCTTTGCTAATCTAAATAAATATCTTCAGTTTGGTAAGTTTTAATATCAAGATCAAATTCATTCCAGTGAAAAAAAGCCCttgtaatatgttataataataaatgacaacaacaaataaacataatcataagaTGCCTC
The Penaeus monodon isolate SGIC_2016 unplaced genomic scaffold, NSTDA_Pmon_1 PmonScaffold_9815, whole genome shotgun sequence genome window above contains:
- the LOC119572133 gene encoding mucin-12-like (The sequence of the model RefSeq protein was modified relative to this genomic sequence to represent the inferred CDS: added 2825 bases not found in genome assembly), whose translation is MPKGKKRREDSAPTRGRKVRMAYLNARAMMHCMNEDARIPLPALPAPVNKSESMALVLHGQGIGDSNTDEESDDEDRDYNSHSNKHGKRRKNTKRKNEEETEKKVKKKSKRRAGELDVHMEMRDMVAKKRMALLNASAIMAASYSNESRRRNPTANTSSSAESEVTNVDIKRKISVKSTNRSSTTRSVITVEETTKKVKKAQGSRETEVEEHIIVKKKVKRQSGLDTDREEDSHGTDHLEMDPDILTKSPDDPERIVVESTLTYVTTQSPSAPQTVTISGESTYCISSSDGKTTTMVKEVKRKSTTTGCSTSSAPPTAYIPPTHHVQPQPPQKPANYTPLEALTIMQPVMSPGGTTTHHHHHHHHHHHQQPSSHHPPPYHPPPHPPPPPPHPHHQPPPHHPLPPPPHPIPPSPHSHTHPHYHHPHHQPYPPPPSSHPHGSTPPGGHHCGYRPPPPPPPGPHSQAGTSPAGPVMTAHTHPSHSSPGYIPPSHTVTPPQSASTPHHSPKHMGSPNHISSGLKSPTGGPGINPPPGSPRSAPSVGQAERHHSAFTAPTPSAHAPAASAPTGYQPVSGPMPVKANYTATTSAGTGPYKAPKGSPVAAAPPYSSPPRLTSPPPPNKPPPYQHNAEPYPPPYQYQTYSYHPAPPPPPPPPPPHVPPYDKYYPRGATYHLYPPYSGGQYAAPGAEYSYPPPPPGGVHYSQESYTSYTLCVPNPPPQGPPQALALPPPPPPTSNAPHPPAYATYHYTELTPVFTYPSPGTIVKINFIGPSSQSTICFPVDPKNVHTGPPTGSGRGPEAPGSNVEECSSMNQGGSTGHQYQYRPAQHQNHPPHTGVSQDCPAAPVYRAGPLTTIMSSVNQPTIQVYGAVVPQPPVTLMSSQNPHATTPHPSAPPPVPAPVPPVVPLSQPQPAATTTIVAMAPITVTVPINPGTHSSPQSVGSPTSQSGGASAQAVSGSTHSSVALPQLTTAFVSGMSQPGIAPTQVTSVLSDMSQPMVTPAQVTTPMVSGIPQHSVTLTQVSSSISTGMSQAPLASPLATPFVSGMSQPTIAPTKVTAAVISGIPQTAIAPSSVTVSAVPTSSQPGGTQTSVATAKLTEMPQVTVIPAQVTTGSVSCVPQSAVAPGQVLTAVVTGVPKSVTSVSHGITEIPQRGPSPDVVDISDEKQNDKVDTQSPSAIVPGLQQYAKDDNVDRGSKGIPLEYSNASNFGISQAAKIATRVSTAVVSGIPKTVVEITKTATAIVSGVPKSSMGSAQAQTAVVSGVPKTQVMHTQVSSCSVTGVSKPLTLNAQSNTAVVSGVPRMSVAPTQLTSTVVPSASHTLKHLPQVTTTAISEKSRSIGLPLKDTRPVDHEMLQHNVSPSKISSEVTRISNHTKIPNLGSVCTSEESEKTGCASTLKTAPETEVQVNTTDAINSVPEPYVACKGTANKSEAKATEGVRTTCPVSPMNASGIEIKDVTKVKKENEVPPSIIRETDISKSVNTAHPRFTIPDFPNRVSRPNTSWSPTQHSITTEKETYKQFSTPVNHSSSAGCDIQHSHSVGKMSYSSLSCSTNISASNQVSASDSARSPTTGVPLTFQSKNTCPNNTNITSINASAASAVVPSTLSNSKSKEEGISPLKEKSKANTMCNAAAKAVDDAGRTGLQRPGTRHLLCQTLPSLTKTATASVAKAKSSSSTNTHRMLVKSEDKTKDTKPNIPESVPSSQSNPSPNNSSSSTITINPAKKEECGNVVDVKADIVRAEPIVRKRGRPPKIRDSSSDSSSNAPSETSSPSHHSGYRSPKMKPDVNITPEKKNSGLHDPDMKKSRNSLLPFPGTKTLRSHSEERKKSLLQTSTVPTSPSKQVDCKQDIKSGGSMKMINIKTEVFPKIKTEKVSPKGINKNLSPLKVSPKEISLFKNKIENGQDETSLKSTDLSRKCELSSPTKIDEFTDSKKYIKGAKEIKKSPSGLLSDQRVPKNNVVISKSKLKDDDKKVISSNSSLKRKSSESIGSSSKVITKSRESETSSKSAGGAKHQAQKFQKISKSTKGSTRRSCPNGKVNRKKSLLAYLKERNNESDTSSVDSEAAGGGRRRSKSKEESPKSNSASPFPSAFPPQPVNSGSRRRSATGHGKSKSTKKPRWVHNWSWEGEPFEGKIWLRNDELPLVRTCYSAMRHKEGDIVRVRDCVLLRSGPKKTDLPFVAKIAALWEDPETSDMMMSILWYYRPEHTESGRREEDLPDEIFASKHRDHLSVACIEDRCYVLTFNEYCRYRRFLRLFQEGVYPITTPVPDPEEGYSRKDRQPPGCVVGELLFFCRRVYDYRQKRLLKNPY